Proteins from a genomic interval of Sphingobacterium sp. SYP-B4668:
- a CDS encoding SusC/RagA family TonB-linked outer membrane protein, translating into MRNFFTYLILVISLTLSSPLFGQQTSVRGNVKDGSTGLAIAGVTIAVKGGTTAAQSSDQGDFTIQANPTDVLQIRYLGYITQDIPINNQTSINISLLPDSEALEEVVVIGYGTAAKRDLTGSIASVSGKDVADKPSPNPISSIQGKVAGVQITNSGEPGAAPNVKIRGTNSINGASPLYVVDGILNDNINFLNPSDIESMEILKDPSSLAIFGVRGANGVIIISTKSAKQGDLNFNFNSTLGFKDVNHRMKMTDAEGFKTLYNEQRQNEGAQSFDYTDWNGNTNWQDQIFQKGILNYNNLSVSGATEKNKFYMGLGYTTEDGVVKHEEYKKLTININDELKITNNFKVGMNFSGYKASLPQIQSGLINTAIIASPVTPIYNDQYGLYYNTPPFQTPQIYSPMVGLELRKNTRISDEYRAVGSVFAELTFLEHFTAKASFLYDYGFNGIRSYTPIVDVYDPNIQGDDKTSRLVRTTGVSQEQNTFKKAQSDWLLTYKNAWGNHNLTATAGFTTYYRGYEGIITNVGQGNGEPIPNDPRFFYTTMGDQTTRSIGGTQWERATLSYLVRGLYNYKGRYLLNGSFRRDGSSAFLGSNRWQNSGAIGAGWIVSEESFMQDQQLFDNLKIKGSWGILGNENTGDGYRYPVYPTLVTGSSTSFGNNIYPALSPAYSPDPNLRWESVHSWEAGFEAKMLRNRLSLEAVYYDKKTKDILVEVPGVNGFLPILRNAGEIQNKGFEFSAGWNQDLTEDLKLGVNANLTTLNNKVLNLVDQDFAILAGNGVSRTMSGQPVGYFYGLRTNGVYQNQAEIDAGPKSGLGQAFKPGDIKYIDINNDGTINTQDRTIIGNPTPDFIYGFSVNLSYKNFDLGTEFMGVSGNEIIRTWNRNQYSTFNFLEDRLGRWHGEGTSNFEPIMDSKRTNNREFSSYFIEDGSFFRVRNIQLGYNFRKESLERIKLKSLRLFLNAQNPFTFSNNTGFTPEIGGSAIAVGVDNGTYPLPAIYTVGVNVNF; encoded by the coding sequence ATGAGGAACTTTTTTACTTATCTCATACTGGTCATTAGTTTGACACTGTCCTCACCCCTATTTGGACAGCAGACATCAGTACGAGGAAACGTCAAAGACGGCAGCACAGGACTAGCTATTGCGGGGGTGACAATTGCGGTCAAAGGGGGGACAACTGCTGCTCAAAGTAGCGATCAAGGAGACTTCACCATCCAGGCCAACCCTACAGATGTATTACAAATCAGATACCTGGGATACATTACACAAGACATACCTATCAATAACCAGACTTCAATCAATATCAGTTTGCTGCCCGATAGCGAAGCTTTGGAAGAAGTTGTAGTCATTGGTTACGGAACAGCTGCTAAACGAGACCTAACAGGATCTATCGCATCTGTGAGCGGTAAGGATGTTGCTGACAAACCATCACCTAATCCGATTTCTTCTATTCAAGGAAAAGTGGCCGGTGTCCAAATCACAAACAGTGGTGAGCCAGGCGCAGCTCCCAACGTCAAAATAAGAGGAACGAACTCCATCAATGGGGCATCTCCTTTATATGTAGTCGACGGGATCCTGAATGATAACATCAATTTCTTGAATCCATCTGATATCGAATCCATGGAAATCTTGAAAGACCCTTCTTCTCTGGCCATATTCGGGGTACGGGGCGCCAACGGTGTAATCATTATTTCCACTAAATCGGCAAAACAGGGTGATCTAAATTTCAACTTCAACTCTACTTTGGGATTCAAAGATGTGAATCACCGCATGAAAATGACAGATGCTGAAGGCTTTAAAACGTTATATAATGAGCAAAGACAGAACGAGGGGGCACAATCTTTTGACTATACAGATTGGAATGGAAATACCAACTGGCAAGACCAGATCTTCCAAAAGGGCATCTTAAACTACAACAACTTAAGTGTAAGCGGAGCTACAGAAAAGAACAAGTTTTACATGGGCTTGGGCTACACAACAGAAGACGGGGTAGTCAAACATGAGGAATACAAGAAACTCACGATCAACATCAATGACGAATTGAAGATTACAAATAACTTCAAAGTAGGAATGAATTTCAGTGGCTACAAGGCCAGTTTACCACAGATTCAAAGTGGACTCATCAATACGGCCATTATTGCATCTCCTGTCACGCCGATCTACAATGACCAATATGGCCTATACTATAATACCCCACCATTTCAAACGCCACAGATCTATTCACCAATGGTAGGGCTCGAACTCCGGAAGAATACACGGATCAGTGACGAATACAGAGCGGTAGGAAGTGTATTTGCCGAATTGACCTTCCTAGAGCATTTCACAGCAAAAGCCTCCTTCTTGTATGACTATGGGTTCAACGGCATCAGAAGCTATACGCCAATCGTGGATGTGTATGATCCCAATATACAAGGTGATGATAAGACAAGTAGGTTAGTGCGAACAACAGGTGTATCTCAAGAGCAAAATACATTCAAAAAAGCACAGAGCGATTGGCTTTTGACCTATAAGAATGCTTGGGGCAATCATAACCTAACGGCAACAGCAGGTTTTACGACCTATTACAGAGGATATGAAGGTATTATCACAAATGTAGGCCAAGGAAATGGAGAACCCATTCCAAACGATCCGCGTTTCTTTTACACAACGATGGGAGATCAAACCACAAGGTCTATTGGGGGAACCCAATGGGAGCGTGCCACCCTATCATACCTCGTCAGAGGACTCTACAATTATAAAGGGAGATATTTACTGAACGGATCATTTAGAAGAGATGGATCATCTGCATTTTTGGGATCGAATAGATGGCAAAACTCTGGAGCTATTGGTGCAGGTTGGATAGTATCTGAAGAATCCTTTATGCAGGACCAACAATTATTTGATAATTTGAAAATTAAAGGTTCTTGGGGTATTTTGGGCAATGAAAACACCGGCGATGGATACCGTTACCCAGTCTATCCGACCCTAGTGACTGGAAGTTCTACGTCTTTTGGCAACAATATCTATCCTGCGCTATCACCGGCCTATTCTCCAGACCCTAACCTACGTTGGGAGTCCGTACATTCTTGGGAAGCAGGCTTTGAAGCTAAGATGTTAAGAAATAGATTGAGTCTAGAGGCTGTCTATTACGACAAAAAAACCAAAGATATATTAGTAGAAGTACCGGGTGTAAATGGTTTCCTTCCGATTTTGCGCAATGCTGGTGAAATCCAAAACAAAGGGTTCGAGTTTTCGGCAGGTTGGAATCAAGACCTTACAGAAGATTTAAAATTAGGTGTGAATGCCAACTTGACCACACTTAACAACAAAGTACTGAATTTGGTCGATCAGGATTTTGCGATCTTGGCGGGTAACGGGGTATCTCGTACGATGTCGGGACAACCGGTGGGATATTTTTATGGCTTAAGGACAAATGGAGTGTATCAAAACCAGGCTGAAATCGACGCAGGACCGAAATCCGGTCTAGGTCAAGCTTTCAAACCTGGGGATATCAAATACATCGACATCAACAACGATGGCACCATCAATACCCAGGATAGAACGATTATTGGCAACCCTACTCCGGATTTCATCTACGGGTTTTCCGTCAACTTGAGTTACAAAAACTTTGATTTAGGAACGGAATTCATGGGCGTATCGGGCAATGAAATTATTCGTACTTGGAACAGAAACCAATATTCCACTTTCAACTTCTTAGAAGATCGCTTAGGAAGGTGGCATGGAGAAGGAACCTCTAACTTTGAACCCATCATGGACTCCAAACGAACTAACAACCGAGAGTTCTCTTCTTATTTTATTGAAGATGGAAGTTTCTTCCGGGTACGGAATATCCAATTAGGCTATAACTTCAGGAAAGAATCCCTCGAGAGGATAAAACTAAAATCCTTGCGATTGTTCCTGAATGCACAGAACCCATTTACGTTTTCTAACAATACCGGATTTACTCCTGAAATTGGCGGAAGTGCAATAGCTGTAGGTGTGGACAACGGAACGTATCCGCTTCCGGCTATTTATACTGTA
- a CDS encoding SphA family protein has protein sequence MKKIYFFVVALLCNSQLFAQGHYTGSSLNPNDYFAPHPGWIIPVWYGFADMNYYNAAGDRSDQLINPAPDNPTELNIKQNVKTHSFILMAIYGGKGKILGADWGMMIIPTLNSPTANIALDYYASQTGSGNYVFTNKSLGIGDMYIQPVWLSWTKGKFSYAVNYGVWAPTGRYKPHDLDNGGHGYWSHNMRVAGKMKPIPKVSVSVATTLEVNQWQKDTDFKEGSHFSVDVGGSYLLDKRGDEIGVFGHYLTQVSDDKGTNGGFASDRIAGIGAFGSYWLKPMRVGLMLRVTQNFGAKNRFAGTAVQTGVNFLIPSTSTH, from the coding sequence ATGAAAAAAATATACTTCTTTGTAGTTGCTTTATTATGCAACTCGCAGCTATTTGCGCAAGGTCATTATACAGGTTCTTCGCTTAACCCTAATGACTATTTTGCTCCACATCCAGGGTGGATTATCCCCGTATGGTACGGCTTTGCTGATATGAATTATTACAATGCAGCCGGGGATCGTTCGGACCAATTAATAAATCCAGCTCCAGACAACCCGACCGAATTGAATATAAAGCAGAATGTCAAGACCCATTCTTTTATTCTTATGGCTATTTATGGTGGTAAAGGCAAGATCCTGGGCGCAGACTGGGGGATGATGATTATTCCCACCCTGAATAGCCCTACGGCTAACATTGCTTTGGATTATTACGCTAGCCAGACCGGGTCTGGTAACTATGTATTTACGAACAAAAGTCTTGGCATTGGTGATATGTATATTCAACCGGTATGGTTATCCTGGACCAAGGGTAAGTTTAGTTATGCTGTCAATTATGGAGTTTGGGCACCCACAGGGCGCTATAAGCCACATGATTTAGATAATGGAGGACATGGGTACTGGTCCCATAATATGCGTGTCGCCGGAAAAATGAAGCCTATTCCAAAAGTAAGCGTCAGTGTTGCGACGACGTTGGAGGTCAACCAATGGCAAAAAGATACTGATTTTAAAGAAGGAAGCCACTTTTCCGTGGATGTTGGTGGATCTTATTTGTTGGATAAAAGAGGTGATGAAATAGGAGTATTTGGACATTATTTGACACAGGTCAGTGATGACAAAGGTACCAATGGAGGGTTTGCGTCCGATCGTATTGCTGGAATAGGTGCTTTTGGATCATATTGGTTGAAACCCATGCGCGTGGGCCTGATGTTGAGGGTCACGCAGAATTTTGGAGCTAAAAATAGATTTGCAGGTACTGCAGTACAGACGGGTGTGAATTTCCTGATTCCGAGTACTTCTACACATTAA
- a CDS encoding transcriptional regulator codes for MGQQLPRVGHPWVQQYTKFNYNAGNQNWSLATDSMGIIYVGNGDGLLQFDGQSWSLHTLPNKSTVRAVTIGLDQKIYTGGLAEFGYWEKSKAGKLHYKSLTPLVDKEAISKDEIWKIILDGKRVIFQSFASLYCYENGKMSRISEQGKPFLFAFKANNRIFTEIIPDGLFELKGSTLVPLPGKEKLIGQNILSILPLTEHSFLIGTAKDGLYQYDNQNGIRKWENEIDNRLKNAQLNNGIKLLNDYYAYGTILDGIFILNKNGQLIQHINRQNGLQNNTILSLAIDHQHQIWAGLDNGIARIDVQSPLYFYSDNSGSIGMIYSAKIYKGNLYLGTNQGLFYSQWSDNHTQRPLNFKLINGSQGQVWDLTIINGDLICGHNDGTFAVSGEQFRKISDLTGGWTTKQIKGHPALLIQGNYTGIAIFKNQDNNWKLSWKVPDFDLPINTIEQKSEFQFWISGPQGLSLIKMDTAYRHILQKKSYGTKEGLPSNMGNYAANLDNTTLFSTDSGFYKYDEIADSFSPHQFLNKELGPYAYSNKIIQAYPRQYWFINQTNIAYVGFLPNGKLKIDSASFAILKNQMIKYYENINKVSADLFLISLDNGFALYNTQSTLLKRNTTPSPIIQGIFNTTKEVTQLDLVDDELEIPYTSNNIRIRFALPWYSQKAIKFQYFLDGYSEEWSHWSEEFQKDFTNLRNRSYVFKVRALLPDGTITGETELAFTILPPWYLSWWALFIYFLMLLAAAHYTKVWYERKLEKHRVLLRDKLTRQQEEAIKREIEQTDKQLVQLKNEQLEHELASKNRELANSAMNIVYKNELLNNIHNELVELKDNDGKKLSSEHVKKISKIIDEAYNDERDWNIFEKSFNEAHENFFKKLKKNYPALIPNDLKLCAYLRMNMSSKEIASLLNITTRGVEIRRYRLRKKLNIPTEKNLSEFLMEV; via the coding sequence ATGGGGCAACAGCTCCCTAGGGTGGGGCATCCTTGGGTACAGCAATATACCAAATTCAATTATAACGCCGGTAACCAAAATTGGTCTTTGGCGACTGATTCAATGGGCATTATCTATGTAGGCAATGGAGACGGACTGTTACAATTTGACGGACAGAGCTGGAGTCTACACACTTTGCCCAATAAATCTACCGTGAGAGCGGTGACTATAGGTCTGGATCAAAAGATATATACGGGTGGGCTGGCCGAATTTGGCTATTGGGAAAAGTCGAAAGCTGGAAAACTGCATTACAAAAGCCTGACCCCACTTGTGGATAAGGAAGCAATAAGCAAAGATGAAATCTGGAAAATCATCCTGGATGGCAAAAGAGTAATCTTTCAATCATTTGCTAGTTTGTATTGCTATGAAAATGGGAAAATGTCCCGGATTAGTGAACAAGGTAAACCCTTTCTATTCGCCTTCAAAGCAAATAATAGAATTTTCACCGAAATAATCCCTGACGGCTTATTTGAATTAAAAGGTAGCACTTTGGTACCCTTACCGGGTAAGGAAAAACTAATTGGCCAAAATATACTATCTATACTTCCCCTTACGGAGCACTCGTTCTTAATAGGAACGGCCAAAGATGGATTGTATCAATATGATAATCAAAATGGAATACGAAAATGGGAGAATGAAATCGATAATAGACTTAAAAACGCGCAACTCAACAATGGAATTAAGCTTTTAAATGACTATTATGCCTATGGAACCATCTTAGATGGAATATTCATTCTGAATAAAAACGGACAGCTCATCCAGCATATCAATAGACAAAATGGCCTGCAAAATAATACGATACTCTCGTTAGCGATCGACCATCAACATCAAATCTGGGCCGGGTTGGACAATGGGATAGCCAGAATAGATGTGCAATCACCCCTGTATTTTTACAGCGACAATTCTGGGAGTATTGGAATGATATACAGTGCCAAGATATACAAAGGGAACTTGTACTTAGGAACCAACCAAGGATTGTTCTATAGCCAATGGTCGGACAATCACACACAACGACCTCTGAATTTTAAACTAATCAATGGCTCGCAGGGGCAAGTTTGGGATTTAACAATCATCAATGGCGACCTGATTTGCGGTCATAATGACGGTACCTTTGCCGTATCGGGCGAGCAATTCCGTAAAATATCAGACCTAACGGGTGGATGGACGACGAAGCAGATAAAAGGGCATCCGGCACTTTTGATCCAGGGAAACTATACTGGTATTGCGATTTTCAAAAACCAAGATAACAACTGGAAACTATCCTGGAAAGTTCCAGATTTTGACCTACCGATCAATACGATAGAGCAGAAGTCTGAATTCCAATTCTGGATCAGTGGACCTCAGGGGCTCAGTTTGATCAAGATGGACACTGCCTACCGTCACATCTTGCAAAAAAAATCTTACGGGACGAAAGAAGGTCTTCCTTCCAATATGGGCAATTATGCCGCTAACCTCGATAATACAACCCTATTTTCAACGGATTCAGGCTTTTACAAATATGATGAGATTGCTGACAGCTTCTCCCCACATCAATTCTTAAACAAAGAGCTCGGGCCGTATGCTTACTCCAATAAGATAATACAGGCTTACCCAAGACAATATTGGTTCATCAACCAAACAAATATTGCGTATGTAGGTTTTCTTCCCAACGGAAAGTTGAAAATCGATTCGGCGAGTTTTGCGATTCTGAAAAACCAGATGATCAAATACTATGAAAACATCAATAAGGTAAGCGCCGATTTATTTCTGATCAGCTTGGACAACGGCTTTGCCCTTTACAATACACAATCCACTCTTCTAAAAAGGAATACGACTCCTTCGCCTATAATTCAAGGAATCTTTAATACCACCAAAGAGGTCACACAATTAGACCTTGTCGATGACGAACTGGAGATACCTTACACATCCAATAATATACGGATACGCTTCGCCCTTCCCTGGTATAGCCAGAAAGCCATTAAATTTCAATATTTTCTAGATGGTTACTCAGAAGAGTGGTCCCACTGGTCTGAAGAATTTCAAAAGGATTTCACTAATCTACGAAATAGGAGTTATGTCTTTAAGGTAAGGGCTTTGTTACCTGACGGCACCATTACGGGTGAAACGGAGCTAGCTTTCACTATCCTTCCTCCCTGGTATCTGAGCTGGTGGGCGCTCTTTATATATTTCTTGATGCTACTGGCCGCTGCACATTATACAAAAGTATGGTATGAGAGAAAACTGGAAAAACATAGGGTATTGCTTCGAGACAAGTTGACGAGGCAACAAGAAGAAGCCATAAAAAGGGAAATAGAACAAACTGATAAGCAATTGGTGCAATTGAAAAACGAGCAATTGGAGCACGAGCTGGCCAGCAAAAACCGAGAATTGGCCAACTCGGCCATGAACATCGTTTATAAAAACGAACTTCTAAACAACATCCACAACGAGTTGGTGGAACTAAAGGATAATGATGGTAAAAAATTGTCTAGCGAACATGTTAAAAAAATAAGTAAGATTATCGACGAAGCATACAATGATGAGAGGGACTGGAATATTTTTGAAAAAAGCTTCAATGAAGCACATGAAAACTTCTTCAAGAAATTGAAGAAAAACTATCCAGCTTTGATACCCAATGACCTCAAATTGTGCGCGTACCTCCGAATGAATATGAGCAGTAAAGAGATCGCTTCGCTCTTGAATATTACCACTCGCGGAGTAGAAATTAGACGTTATAGATTGCGAAAAAAACTAAACATTCCAACTGAAAAGAACCTTTCCGAATTCTTAATGGAGGTCTAA
- a CDS encoding MFS transporter: protein MTIKKNIVLILASMGTFVEALDIAIINLTIPSIQSQFNVDNDTVQWLQTLYVLCFGGFIIIGGKLSDSIGRKKVFIVGSLIFLLSSLGAGVSDRFDFLAICRAIQGLGAALIMPSALSLVTHTFTEPRERSRAIGIFSSFAAIGSGSGLSFGGIISTYWSWHWVFLINVPILLLVVISATIFLDKDVKNLENEKPDILTAILLIAAPLLLTYGIHSLTEFAEHPMRIIVSLTTSAVLLFTLYHRLKKSATPLLDLELFKVKSLMVSNMAFFLLGAFFIGFLFLISIMFQKDMGLSAATSGLLLVPFSILSALVAKFALPQILKVLDSQRLGILGMGFMLTGGILLSISIVSQHPLGLILLAAACISGVGMTLCFTSLSVLSITDVDPQHYGMASSLTSTTYFLGAGIGLSILTLIMKIFPSAYSVSLLSTSVLSTYGLLGLLLMIYYVKSRKQVSDLALKSE, encoded by the coding sequence ATGACTATTAAAAAGAATATAGTTCTCATTCTTGCCTCCATGGGAACATTTGTGGAAGCTCTGGATATCGCAATTATCAATCTTACGATTCCTTCCATCCAGAGTCAATTCAACGTAGACAACGACACGGTACAGTGGCTACAAACACTTTATGTATTGTGTTTTGGTGGATTCATTATCATTGGAGGCAAACTCTCGGACAGTATAGGCCGAAAAAAGGTATTCATCGTAGGTTCCTTGATTTTCTTACTTTCGTCCCTAGGAGCTGGAGTAAGTGATCGTTTCGATTTCTTGGCCATATGCAGAGCCATCCAAGGTTTGGGTGCAGCCCTTATCATGCCATCAGCACTGTCGCTAGTAACCCATACGTTTACTGAGCCACGAGAAAGGAGTCGTGCAATAGGTATATTTAGCTCGTTTGCGGCAATTGGTTCGGGTAGTGGGCTTTCGTTCGGTGGCATCATCAGCACTTATTGGAGCTGGCACTGGGTCTTTCTCATCAATGTTCCTATCCTACTGCTGGTCGTTATTTCTGCTACGATATTTCTAGATAAAGATGTAAAAAATCTAGAAAACGAAAAACCGGACATTTTAACGGCAATTTTGTTAATAGCTGCCCCTTTATTGCTCACATATGGCATTCACAGTCTAACAGAGTTCGCTGAACACCCTATGCGTATCATCGTATCACTGACAACTTCCGCTGTATTGTTGTTTACATTATACCATCGTTTGAAAAAATCTGCCACCCCTCTGTTGGATCTCGAACTCTTCAAAGTGAAATCGCTAATGGTTTCGAATATGGCATTTTTCCTTCTGGGAGCCTTTTTCATTGGATTTTTATTCTTGATATCCATCATGTTTCAGAAAGATATGGGGCTTAGTGCAGCGACTTCGGGACTGCTATTGGTGCCATTCAGCATTCTATCTGCATTGGTGGCCAAATTTGCGCTACCACAAATATTAAAAGTGCTAGACTCTCAGAGATTGGGCATCTTGGGAATGGGATTCATGTTAACAGGTGGCATTTTATTGAGCATTTCCATTGTATCGCAACATCCTTTGGGTCTAATCCTATTGGCAGCCGCCTGTATTTCGGGAGTTGGAATGACGCTATGTTTTACGAGTTTGTCGGTACTCTCCATCACAGATGTCGATCCGCAGCACTATGGAATGGCTTCCAGCCTCACGAGTACCACCTACTTCTTAGGTGCCGGGATTGGACTATCGATACTTACTTTGATTATGAAAATATTTCCTTCTGCTTATTCGGTTAGTTTACTCAGCACTTCTGTGCTTTCTACCTACGGATTACTGGGTCTATTACTCATGATATACTATGTTAAAAGCAGAAAGCAAGTCTCTGACTTAGCATTAAAATCAGAATAA
- a CDS encoding Lrp/AsnC family transcriptional regulator, with translation MKREQSLISPSNLDAKDYEILALLQRNAKMTVREVAQGISLSTTPTHERIKRLEREGVIKEYTAIIDRKQVNRGIMVLCMIALSVHNKKAAAQFIDQVKRFDEVLEFYNISGDFDFMLKIVASSMDEFHDFFVNQLSEVDGIGQTKSIFVMNSIKETHCLF, from the coding sequence ATGAAAAGAGAACAATCGCTCATCTCTCCATCCAATTTAGACGCTAAGGATTATGAAATTCTCGCACTACTCCAGCGAAATGCGAAAATGACCGTACGGGAAGTGGCCCAAGGTATTAGTTTGAGCACTACTCCAACGCATGAGCGTATCAAACGCCTAGAGCGAGAGGGAGTTATTAAGGAGTATACCGCTATTATAGATAGAAAACAGGTAAATCGTGGGATAATGGTCCTTTGTATGATTGCACTGAGTGTTCACAACAAAAAAGCTGCTGCACAGTTCATCGATCAAGTCAAGCGATTTGATGAAGTTTTGGAATTTTACAATATCTCAGGTGATTTTGATTTTATGCTAAAAATTGTAGCCTCCAGTATGGATGAGTTTCATGATTTTTTTGTCAATCAACTTTCTGAAGTGGACGGTATTGGACAGACCAAGAGTATTTTCGTGATGAATAGCATTAAGGAGACGCATTGCTTATTTTAA
- a CDS encoding amidohydrolase: protein MKYYFLYFLLLSFLSCKQIRQSEVADTIYFGGHIITMEEGIDSVEAVAIRDGKILFVGSKADAYQYLSDSTKQYDLKGKTLLPGFIDAHGHLTSRAGMMQAVDLSPSPYGAVNSINDLQHVLRDYIDTHKIKSGQPIISNGYDDAIMVEHRHPTRAELDAISSTVPIIAIHASGHASVANSPMLALVGIDESTKEPSGGHFGRDPLTKKLNGKLEENASFTALLTLTKKMAPHESGNDNSQALRDLEKAQEEWLSYGQTTICDGRTMGASVDLLKEAAAKGLLKADIVYFPDYEYFKKSFDDFKPEYMVYKDRLKLGGFKFSDDGSPQGKTAWLTQPYLVPPEGKGADYKGFPIFEDTTLYNDLKTLFSNNITAQMHVNGDAAIDQAIRVIKQLKDEGIYRPELRATLIHVQNSRPDHIQKIKDIGVIPSYFSTHVYLWGDWHYSSVFGPERAAFISPAQSAIKAGILFTMHHDSPVTPPDLITAMYSAVNRKTRSGRILGPDERISAMNALKAITINAAYQYHEEDSKGSLKAGKLADLVVLDQNPLTIDPLKMRDIKVLETIKEGKTVYLRN from the coding sequence ATGAAGTATTACTTTTTATATTTTCTACTGCTGTCTTTTTTGAGCTGTAAGCAGATACGGCAGTCCGAAGTGGCAGACACTATTTACTTTGGTGGTCATATTATCACGATGGAGGAGGGAATAGATTCTGTAGAGGCTGTTGCCATCAGAGATGGTAAGATATTATTTGTGGGCAGTAAAGCTGACGCCTATCAATATCTATCTGATTCGACCAAACAATACGATTTGAAGGGAAAAACATTGCTGCCAGGTTTCATAGATGCACATGGACACTTGACTTCACGCGCAGGAATGATGCAAGCTGTGGACTTGTCTCCATCACCTTATGGGGCTGTCAATTCTATAAATGATTTGCAGCACGTTTTACGAGATTATATCGACACCCATAAGATTAAATCGGGCCAACCTATTATCTCTAATGGCTACGACGATGCCATTATGGTCGAACATCGGCATCCCACACGTGCCGAATTAGATGCCATTAGCAGCACTGTACCTATTATTGCCATTCATGCATCTGGACATGCGAGTGTGGCCAATTCGCCTATGCTGGCTTTGGTTGGGATCGATGAATCGACCAAAGAACCCTCTGGAGGCCATTTCGGTCGAGACCCTTTGACAAAAAAGCTGAATGGTAAATTGGAGGAAAATGCTAGTTTCACGGCATTACTTACCTTAACCAAGAAAATGGCTCCGCACGAGTCTGGCAACGATAATAGTCAGGCCTTACGAGATTTGGAAAAAGCACAGGAAGAGTGGCTTAGTTATGGGCAGACTACAATCTGTGATGGGCGGACTATGGGAGCGAGTGTAGATTTGCTAAAGGAAGCTGCTGCTAAAGGTCTTCTTAAGGCTGATATCGTCTATTTTCCAGATTACGAATACTTCAAAAAGAGTTTTGATGATTTTAAGCCTGAGTACATGGTTTATAAAGATCGATTGAAATTAGGAGGTTTCAAGTTTTCGGATGATGGATCCCCGCAAGGGAAGACTGCGTGGCTCACGCAACCCTACTTGGTCCCTCCTGAGGGAAAAGGGGCTGACTACAAAGGTTTTCCTATTTTTGAAGACACTACCTTGTATAACGATTTGAAAACCCTTTTTAGTAATAATATCACCGCGCAGATGCATGTCAATGGCGATGCGGCTATCGATCAAGCCATTCGTGTGATAAAGCAACTTAAGGATGAAGGGATATATAGACCCGAATTGCGCGCTACGCTGATCCATGTACAGAATAGTCGTCCCGATCATATCCAAAAGATTAAGGATATCGGTGTTATCCCTTCCTATTTTTCAACGCATGTCTACCTATGGGGGGACTGGCATTACTCGAGTGTGTTTGGACCAGAGCGTGCAGCCTTTATAAGCCCTGCTCAATCTGCAATCAAGGCAGGTATCTTGTTTACTATGCATCACGATTCTCCAGTCACTCCGCCAGATTTGATTACGGCTATGTATTCAGCAGTTAATCGGAAGACTCGCTCCGGTCGAATTCTCGGGCCAGATGAACGAATAAGCGCAATGAATGCGCTTAAGGCCATTACCATCAATGCCGCATATCAGTATCATGAGGAAGATTCCAAAGGGTCACTCAAGGCCGGTAAGCTTGCTGATCTTGTTGTTTTAGATCAGAATCCCCTCACTATCGACCCTTTAAAAATGAGGGATATTAAAGTATTGGAGACGATCAAAGAAGGTAAGACGGTCTATCTTCGTAACTAA
- a CDS encoding HU family DNA-binding protein translates to MNKADLIGKIAEEVGITKSQAEKAINSFTGAVSGSLKKGEPVILIGFGTFSVSQRSARTGRHPQTGVALKIKAKKVPKFSPGKTLKEVVAKAKLPK, encoded by the coding sequence ATGAACAAAGCAGACCTTATTGGCAAAATTGCTGAAGAAGTTGGCATCACAAAATCCCAAGCGGAGAAAGCTATTAACAGCTTTACAGGTGCAGTATCAGGATCGTTAAAAAAAGGAGAACCGGTAATTTTAATCGGCTTCGGTACATTTTCAGTTTCTCAGCGTTCGGCAAGAACCGGTAGACACCCGCAGACTGGTGTAGCGCTGAAGATAAAAGCAAAGAAAGTTCCAAAATTCTCTCCAGGAAAGACATTAAAAGAAGTCGTTGCAAAGGCCAAATTACCGAAATAA